A DNA window from Arachis hypogaea cultivar Tifrunner chromosome 18, arahy.Tifrunner.gnm2.J5K5, whole genome shotgun sequence contains the following coding sequences:
- the LOC140181485 gene encoding uncharacterized protein, which yields MDPSMRRGIQPLQVILAAPPVLGKPKAGEPLYLYLLVTEEALATVLVREEGKTQQPVYFVSRVLQGPELKYSKLEKLALALLVSFRRLRQYFQSHRIVVRTDQAIRQVLQKPDLAGRMMTWAIELSQYDLQYEPRHAIKAQAMADFLVEVTGDPPEETGTRWRLHVDGAFNQTSGGAGVILESPAGVIYEQSTKFEFPVSNNQAEYEALLGGLILAREVGATKVEVCSDSQVVTSQVNGSYQARDSLLQKYLEKVKEITSQFQEVIVQHVPRERNTRADLLSKLASTKPGSGNRSLIQGMVKEPTVALHLTKSSPSWLDPITNFLELGKLPEDEKAAKALRREAARYVITCFGIPEVIISDNGTQFTDKKFMEFLSGLGIKQKFSSVEHPQTNGQVEAANKVILLGLKKRLDNKKGTWADELASVLWSYRTTEQSATGETPFRLTYEVDAVIPVEIGEPSPRLLLAGMSEAVEKDLIEETREMAHLSETALKQRIALCYNAKVLKRDFEERDLVLRRNDIGIPTPGEGKLAVNWEGPYRVREVLGKGAYCKSCCLFYTYKLERLDGKEVPRTWNTGSLRRFYS from the exons ATGGACCCCAGCATGCGAagaggcattcaaccacttcaagtgATCTTAGCGGCACCACCGGTCCTCGGAAAACCCAAGGCCGGAGAACCGCTCTACCTCTACTTATTAGTAACCGAGGAAGCACTTGCCACAGTGCTCGTTAGAGAAGAAGGGAAGACCCAACAACCCGTTTACTTCGTGAGCAGGGTCCTCCAAGGACCAGAATTGAAATACAGCAAACTGGAAAAACTGGCGCTGGCGCTCCTAGTCTCTTTCCGAAGGTTAAGACAATACTTCCAGAGCCATCGTATAGTTGTAAGGACGGATCAGGCGATTCGCCAAGTACTGCAAAAACCTGACTTGGCCggtaggatgatgacctgggccatcgagctctccCAATATGACCTACAATATGAACCCCGACATGCAATCAAAGCCCAGGCAATGGCAGACTTTCTGGTAGAAGTGACGGGGGACCCCCCCGAggaaacgggcacacggtggaggctccacGTTGACGGGGCCTTCAACCAAACGTCCGGGGGAGCAGGGGTCATCTTAGAAAGCCCTGCAGGGGTCATCTATGAGCAATCGACTAAGTTCGAGTTTCCAgtgtcgaacaaccaagcagaatatgaagctctcTTGGGCGGACTGATACTAGCTCGGGAAGTCGGAGCGACAAAGGtcgaagtatgcagcgactcACAAGTTGTCACCTCACAGGTgaacggaagctaccaagcccgggACTCCCTCCTGcaaaaatacttggaaaaggTTAAAGAAATAACGAGCCAGTTCCAGGAGGTCATCGTCCAACACGTcccaagagaaaggaacacacgggcggaCCTCCTGTCTAAGCTGGCGAGCACAAAGCCAGGGTCGGGTAACCGGTCCCTTATCCAAGGCATGGTGAAGGAACCGACGGTCGCCCTCCACTTGACGAAGTCGAGCCCCTCAtggctagaccccatcaccaactTCTTGGAACTCGGCAAGTTGCCTGAAGATGAGAAAGCAGCCAAAGCCTTAAGAAGGGAGGCGGCTAGATAC gtgataacctgTTTCGGTATCCCGGAGGTCATCATCTCAGACAACGGGACCCAGTTCACGGACAAGAAGTTCATGGAGTTCCTCTCTGGCCTAGGGATAAAGCAGAAGTTCTCctcggtagaacatccccaaaCAAACGGGCAGGTAGAAGCTGCAAACAAGGTCATCCTTCTTGGTCTAAAGAAGCGCCTAGACAATAAGAAAGGAACATGGGCTGACGAACTCGCCTCCGTCCTATGGTCTTACCGGACAACTGAGCAAAGCGCTACGGGGGAAACTCCCTTTCGCCTAACATACGAGGTCGATGCGGTAATACCAGTCGAAATCGGCGAACCAAGCCCCCGACTACTACTCGCGGGCATGAGCGAAGCGGTCGAAAAGGACCTGATTGAGGAAACAAGGGAGATGGCTCACCTATCAGAAACGGCGctgaaacaaagaatagccctgTGTTACAACGCAAAAGTCCTCAAACGAGATTTTGAGGAAAGGGACCTCGTCCTGCGACGCAACGACATCGGCATCCCGACCCCAGGTGAAGGCAAGCTGGCGGTaaattgggaaggtccctacagggtAAGGGAGGTACTCGGCAAAGGTGCTtactgtaaatcatgttgctt gttctacacttACAAGCTAGAAAGACTCGACGGCAAGGAAGTACCCAGAACATGGAATACAGGTAGCCTAAGAAGGTTCTACTCATGA
- the LOC140181486 gene encoding uncharacterized protein, with protein MVDFVILRDSTAYNIILGRKTINDLGAAISTKLLVMKFVTDDGSVGSIKGDLETAVACDHASLSLRKKSKEASGVFLADLDARIDDKPRPEPEGDLEKFRVGEEDDKFTFINKNLPHEMKEPLMEMIRANADLFAWTPADMPGIDPQLVSHHLAVKAGTKPVAQRRRKMSQERAEEVARQTASLLEAGFIRELDYSTWLSNVVLVKKYNGGWRMCVDYSDLNKACPKD; from the coding sequence ATGGTGGACTTCGTGATATTACGAGACTCCACGGCCTATAACATTATTCTGGGGAGAAAAACCATCAACGACCTCGGGGCGGCCATTAGCACAAAGCTGCTGGTGATGAAGTTTGTCACCGATGACGGATCCGTAGGATCCATCAAAGGCGACTTGGAAACGGCGGTCGCTTGCGACCATGCCAGTCTCTCTCTCAGgaaaaagtccaaagaagcatctgGGGTCTTCCTTGCTGACCTGGACGCCAGGATAGACGACAAACCCAGACCAGAGCCAGAAGGAGACTTGGAAAAGTTCAGGGTCGGCGAGGAGGACGATAAGTTCACATTCATAAACAAGAACCTCCCCCACGAGATGAAGGAGCCTTTGATGGAAATGATCAGGGCTAatgccgacctcttcgcctggacgCCTGCCGATATGCCCGGAATAGATCCCCAGCTCGTATCGCATCATCTGGCCGTTAAGGCGGGAACCAAGCCAGTGGCCCAGAGGAGGAGAAAAATGTCCCAAGAAAGGGCAGAAGAGGTAgccaggcagacggccagcctcctgGAAGCAGGATTCATCCGAGAACTGGACTACTCGACCTGGTTGTCGAACGTGGTCCTGGTTAAAAAGTACAATGGgggatggagaatgtgcgtggactaCTCTGACCTGAACAAGGCGTGTCCCAAGGATTGA